Proteins found in one Nocardia brasiliensis ATCC 700358 genomic segment:
- a CDS encoding aldo/keto reductase, with protein MITRTTLNSPGLTVSAMGLGCMGMSESYGAADWDGGMATIDRALELGITFLDTADAYGTGHNEVLVGRAIHGRRDQVQLATKFGIDRSAGDRSRRIRGARDFVLRSCDASLLRLGVEVIDLYYAHRPPQDVEIEETVGAMAELVEAGKVRHLGLSEVDAELLRRAHAVHPITAVQSEYSLWTRDVEALTPVMAELGVGLVPYSPLGRGFLTGTLDRSTLGEKDFRRSNPRFAGAAGEANEKIAQTVREVADRLGATPAQVALAWVYAQSERLGVAVAAIPGTRSPARLEQNAAALELTLDAEALATLDPLSDQVTGERYTSAHTAEVARS; from the coding sequence ATGATCACCCGAACCACGCTGAACTCGCCCGGTCTCACCGTCAGCGCGATGGGGCTGGGCTGCATGGGGATGAGCGAAAGTTACGGCGCCGCCGATTGGGACGGCGGCATGGCCACCATCGACCGGGCCCTGGAGTTGGGCATCACGTTCCTGGACACGGCCGACGCCTACGGCACCGGGCACAACGAGGTGCTGGTGGGCCGGGCCATCCACGGTCGCCGGGATCAGGTGCAGCTGGCCACCAAGTTCGGCATCGACCGCAGCGCCGGCGACCGGTCACGCCGCATCCGCGGCGCCCGGGACTTCGTGCTGCGTTCCTGCGACGCCTCGCTGCTGCGGCTGGGTGTGGAGGTGATCGATCTGTACTACGCGCACCGCCCGCCCCAGGATGTGGAGATCGAGGAGACCGTCGGGGCGATGGCCGAGCTGGTCGAGGCGGGCAAGGTCCGCCATCTGGGACTGTCCGAGGTCGACGCCGAGCTGCTGCGCCGGGCGCACGCGGTGCACCCGATCACCGCGGTGCAGAGCGAGTACTCGCTGTGGACCCGCGACGTCGAGGCCCTCACCCCGGTGATGGCCGAGCTGGGGGTCGGGTTGGTGCCGTACTCGCCACTGGGGCGGGGATTCCTGACCGGCACCCTGGACCGCTCCACGTTGGGCGAGAAGGACTTTCGGCGCAGCAACCCGCGGTTCGCCGGCGCGGCGGGCGAAGCCAACGAGAAGATCGCGCAGACCGTGCGCGAGGTGGCCGACCGGCTGGGCGCCACCCCGGCCCAGGTGGCGCTGGCCTGGGTGTACGCCCAGTCCGAGCGGCTCGGGGTGGCGGTCGCCGCCATTCCGGGCACCCGCAGCCCGGCCCGGCTGGAACAGAACGCGGCCGCACTGGAACTCACCCTGGACGCCGAAGCCCTGGCCACGCTGGACCCGCTGAGCGACCAGGTGACAGGCGAGCGCTACACCTCAGCGCATACCGCCGAGGTCGCTCGGAGCTAG